In the genome of uncultured Sphaerochaeta sp., the window TGATCTGCTTGCTTGATCGACGTTTGGCCTTCTCTGCATCACAGATGTTGACCACAGACCTGATGAAGTTGTCCATGACCAGATTGCTTGCCAGGTAGGAGGGGGTGTCGTTGTCAAAGTTGCCGTAGTACTCATGGAGGCTGATGTAGTCGACATGGTCATAGGCAAGGTCGAGCACCGTCGACTCCCAGCTTCCGAAAGTCGGCATCTTTGAGTTGGAACTGCCGCAAGCGACCAGTTCTATGCTTGGGTCAATCCACTTCATCAGCTTTGCCGTCTCGGTGGCAACACGGCCATACTCATAGGCGGTCTTGCTGCAAATTTGCCAAGGGGCATCCATCTCATTGCCCAGACACCAGGTCTTGATGTTGTACGGATCCTTCCTGCCATGGCTGATGCGCAGATCACTGTAGTAGGTGCCGCCCGCATGATTGGAATACTCCAAGAGATTGCGTGCCTCATCCGGACCTCGGGTTCCGAGGTTGATCGCCATCATCAGTTCCGAGTCGACTGCTTCCAGCCACTGGGCGAACTCCTGCATACCCACCTCATTGGTCTCCTTGGTAAACCAAGCAAGATCGAGGCGAGTCGGTCTGCCCTCCTTGGGCCCCACTCCGTCTTCCCAGTTGTATCCCGATACGAAATTGCCGCCGGGATAGCGGATGATGGGAACCCTGAGCTGACGGACGAGCTCAATGACATCAGTGCGGAAGCCGTACTTGTCAGCACTTGGATGGCCCGGCTGATAGATACCCCCGTAGACGGCCCTTCCCAAATGCTCGATGAAGGATCCATAGATTCGGTTATCGATGGGCATACCCATCCCAGAACGCTCGATGCGAGCAGAAGCTTGTTTCATAACATCATCCTTTGATACCAGTCATCGCCACACCCTGGATGATCTGTTTCTGGAAAATCAAGAATACCGCGATGGCCGGAATCGAGGCCACCAGGCTGACGGTCATGGGGAGCGTGAACTCGGAGAGGTTTGCCCCCTGGAACTGGGGAATCCCTACCGGCAAAGTCATCATCTTCTCACTGGTGATGGACAAAAAGGGCCAGAGGAAGTTGTTCCAAGAGTTGGTGAACGTGAAAATCCCTACGGCTGCAAGCGAATTGCGCGAAAGCGGCATGCAGATGCTGTACCAGATCCTGAAGATACCGGCTCCATCAATACGGGCAGCCTCGATGAGCTCATTGGGCAGGTCATCGAAGAACTGCTTCATGATGAGAACACCCAAAGGGGCGGTGAGACTGGGAATGATCAGGCCCGTATAGGTGTTGAGCATCCTTAGGTCAGCCATCGTCTTGTAGAGGGGAATGATGATGGCCTCAATGGGAATCATCAGCCCCATCGTGATGACGATGTACATGATCTTCTTACCTCTGAAGTGCAACTTGGAGAGCGAATACGCTGCCATCGAGGTAATCAGAAGCACAATCAAGGTGACGACAATCGCAATGAATGCACTATTGTATGTCCAGGTATAGACAGGAGCCTTCTGTGAGATGATCGAGAAGTTTTCCGCCGTGAAGGGAGGCGCGAAAGCCACCGAGAGGAGACTGACCGGGCTTCCCATGGGCTTGAAAGCTGAAAAAGCCATCCAGACAATGGGAAAGAGCCACAACAAAGCAAGAGTGTAGCTGAGTGCATAGGTCAAGATTCGTGACAGACTGGGTTGTTTCAGTGTTTTCTGCATCAATTACCTCCCTTCCTTGTTTGCGAAGAGCTTGCGTTGCAAGAGTGAGAAGCCAAGGACGACGAGGAAGAAGGCTATGGACATAGCCGAAGCATAGCCCAGTCTCCTGTTTGTGAAGCCTGACTCATAGATGTAATGCACGATGGTGCGGGTATGGGTACCAGGACCGCCCCCTGCCATCAGATAGGTCTGCCCGAAGAGCTTGAAGGAGGCGATCATCTGCAGCATCACCACCAGGACCGTACTTTCCCGAAGCATGGGGATGGTTATCTTGAAGAGTACCTGGGCTTTCGAAGCCCCATCAATCTCGGCAGCCTCATACATCTCGGTCGGGATGTTCTGCAACGCAGCAAGGAAGAGCACCATATCAAAGCCAACCGTCCACCAGACGGTGGTTACCAGAATTGCAAGCCAGACGATGCCCCGCGTACTGAGCCAGAAAATCTCCTGTCCTCCGAGCTTGGTCACAATGGTGTTTATGAGACCGGTATAGGGTTGGAAGATGAAAATCCACAGGCCGGTGACAACCGACATGGAGAGTACATATGAGGAGAAATAGGCAGTCCTGAGAAAGGTGGTGCCTTTGAGTTTCGCATTGATGAGCATGGCAAGGATGAATCCTGCCACGACGATGGCCGGGGTACTGATAAGTACAAAATAGAGCGTGTTTCCCAACGATCCCCAGAAATCCTTGTCTGCGACCATCTCAGCATAGTTTTCCAGCCCGATGAGTCGGACCGATCCTACCAAGCGGGCGTTGGTGAAACTTGTATAAAGTCCGCGGAAGATGGGAAAAAGGAGAAAGGCAACATACAAGGCAAGAAACGGAAGCATGAAAAGCCATGCCGCGATACTCTCCTTGCGCTGTGCTGCACGCAAATCGTGCTGTTTAGAAAGGGAACCCATCCAAGAGCCTCCTTGAAGCATTCATGGGCAAGAGCAACGACAGGACAGCTAGGCTGCCCCGTCGTCATCAAACATATTGGAAGCACCCGAAGGTGCAACCAATAACCATACGCTTAGCGCTTCTGATCCAACAGCTTCTGATAACCAGCCTGCATATTGGCAGCAGTGGTGTTGACATCCTGATCGCCAGCGATCATGGTTGCCAGCTCTCTCTGCACCACTTCGATCATACCGGTGAGAGCAAGGGACTTCGGATAGAAGTGGGCATACTCTGCACTCTTTGCATACTCGGAGCGATACGGAAGAGCCTTGAACGCAGCACTGTCGACAATCTTGGTCTTGCTGGGAATATGGCCGGCCTGTGCCCAGTCAAGGGTGTTGTCAGCCATCCAGGACATGAACTCCATCGCTGCCTGCTTCTTCGCATCACTCTGGTTGCTGGTGGGCATGACCATGGTGTGGGAGTCAGCATAGACGGAATTCACATCGGTGAACTGCGGGAAGGGCATGGAGATGAATTCTAGTCCATTGACTTTCTCGAAGATGGGGATGCCCCAGTTGCCGTTGATGGTGGCGGTTGCACGGAAACCGGTGAAGATCTCAGCACCATTCTTCTGACCCTTCGGCCAAATGCCGCTCTCAACCATCTGCTTCATGACGCTCAGAGCCTTCTTGTTCTCAGCGGTATCCAAGGTTGCCTTGGTGCCGTCTGCATTCTGGATCTCTCCACCATACTGGGTCAGCAGGGTATACCACACATACTGCGGAAGACCGAACTGGGAGGTACCGGAAAGGGGCATCTGGTTTTCACCGAGCTTGCCCTTGACTGCGTTGAAGTAGTCAAAGAAAGCCTTCTCACCACGAGCAAGGGCGGGCTTGCCGTTTGCATCAAGCATTCCCATCTCACCAAGCCACTTGGTATTGAAATGCATCAGCAAAAGGTGGGTGTCGAGCGGAACTGCATAGTAGTTGCCATCGATCTGGGCAGCCTTCTGCAATACGCCACTGAAATCATTCCAGTTGAGACCGACAGCCGATGCATGCTTGTTCAGCGGTTCAAGCAGGTCATCGGAGGTGAACTCGAGCAATCTGGACAGGTGCAGGATAGCTACATCGGGAGCCGAGTTTGAGGACACGGAAACTATAAGCTTGGTGTAGTACTCCTCAGACTTGAAGATCAGGAATTCCACTTCGCTGGTTTCGCTCTGTGCGTTGAAGTCAGCAACGATGCTCTTCATGATGTCACCATCACCGCCGCTGAACGGAGACCAGAATGTAATCTTCGTTTTCTCACCGGGCTTTGCACTTTCCTGTGCGCCGGCTGCAAAAATTGTGGTCGAAACGACCAACATGAGCGCCAATGCCAATACAAGCACTCTCTTCTTCATAAGGACCTCCTTGTGACCAATGGTTTGATTTTGAATAAAATATTCACGCAGTTGCCATCCATTGGAAACTATATTCACAAGTATCAACTATAATCATATTTTTGTCAAACAAAACTTGTCATAAGATTTAATGTGTCAATAATCTGCTTTTTTATCGTTAATTTATAACAAGTTAGTTACAACAAGATTTTTGTTATAATACAAGATTAGGTTTGAGATCCTGTGCTCTCCCTCCCCGAATGATGGCCGCAATTTTCTCCGGTTCGACTTTTGGAATACGTTTCATATCGAGCAGGCCATTTTTCTCCTGAAAGACATCGGTGAGCTGGGTGTAGCAGATTCCGCGCACATAGCCCAAGGCCAGAAAGGCTTGCGTGATATCCTTGAACCGCGAAAGGAAGGAGGCTTCGTCACTCACCTTCCCGAAATATCCCCAGCTGGAAGCAGATCCGTCGTCGAACGCAATGCCTCCGTATTCGGTGATCAGAAGCGGTTTCTCCTGGGACTTGAGATGATCGACCAGACAGCGCTTCTTCTGGGCACAGGTATCCAAGATTTCCGCCTGTGAGACAAAATAGGCTGGGTTGAGCATCGCCTGGACAGGGGTGTAGTCATGAATGCCATAGAAATCGGTCTCGTTGACCTGCTCCCACCCGTCGTTGGTCACCACAAGACGGGTATGGTCCATGCTGCGGATGAGATAGTACAGGCTGCGGGCGAAGTCCTGCTGCGCTGCGGAGCTGACAATGTCACGCACACCCCAGGACTCGTTGAGCGGCACCCAGGTGATGATGCAGGGGTGGTTGTAGTCACGCAAGATGAACCGGCGCACGTCACGGAGCATGGCATCCTGGCTTCGCTCGCTGAACCGGTAGGTCGAAGGCAGCTCTCCCCATACCAAAAAACCCAGGACATCGGCCCAGTAGTAGAAGTGGGGATCTTCGATCTTCTGGTGCTTTCGCGCCCCATTGAAACCAAAACGCTTGGCGAGTTCTATGTCCTTTTTCAGTGCCTCGCTTGAGGGAGGGGTGAGAAAGCTCTCCTCCCAATAGCCTTGGTCAAGCACCAGGACCTGACGCAGGTTCTGGTGGTTGAGCAGGATCTCAGTGCCCTGGATTTCGATCTTGCGCATGCCAAAGTACGTGTCCACGGTATCCAACAAACAAGCTTCCGAATGAAGATCTGCATGCACCCCAATCAGGTTGGGAGTCTCAGGTGTCCAGAAGTGGGTATTCTTGATGTTGTCGATCGGGGGAACGGGGACGGTGACACTCCCCTCATTTCCCATAACGGCAAGGGTGATCTCGCTGGCAATCCGAGGGGCTGCAGCAGGCTTGTAGGATGGATCCATCGAGTAGCTGGATGGATCGCGTGCAAGATTCTCATAGCTGAGGACAAGGTGCAACGTGCAGGCATGATCCGACTTCCCTTCGATCTGATAGGCAATCGTAGCCGAATGGGTGTCGATGTCGGGCGTGCAGCGAAGGGTTTTGATCCAACGCTCTCCCACCCGCTCCAACCAGACCGACTGCCAGATGCCGGTGCTTGCCTGGTACCAGCACATCTCATTGTAGGTTTTCCAATACTGCTTGCCACGCACCTGCGCCGGGTCGAAGCGATCCTCCACCCGAATGGTGAGATCCTGCTCGCCATCACTGACAAGATACGACGAAATCTCAAAACTGAAAGGGGTATAGCCCCCAACGTGGGTTCCCACCAACGTTCCGTTCACCCAGACGGTTGTCTGGTAATCAACCGCACCAAAATGGAGCAGGAGATTCTCTCCCTGCATGGGGGCATCAACGGTGAACAGCCGTTTGTACCAGACAACCGGATGATAGGAGTTGGAGCCGACAGTGCTCATCGGGCTCTGGTAACAGAAGGGAACCTGAATGCTTTGCCCAAGAGGCCTTTTGCCATACCAAGCTTCCGAGAGGCCTACTTCCTCATCATCAAAAGCAAACTGATAGCTACCATTGAGCAACTGGAAGGGAGCACGACGAAAATCGGGGCGGGGAAATTGATGAGGCAACATATCCATACAAATCCATCTCCTTGTCTATAGGCCATAGTATACCACAGCATTCGAAGAATACACTTTTACTAGGCTTTTTGGTGATGGTTGTCATGGAACCAGAAAACGCTGTGTGCTTCAAGAGCCTTTGGCAGCCCGGTCTTCCTTCAGCAGATGATAGACAGTTGCTGCAAGAGGAACACCGAAAAGCACTCCCGGGATGCCGAAGAGGCCCGCACCAACCAGCACAGAGGCAAAAACCCAGACACCGGGAAGGCCGACCGAAGTCCCCACCACCCTGGGGTAGATGAGATTTCCCTCAAGCTGCTGGAGGATGACCAGGAAAAGGACGAAGAAGAGAGCCAGCCGCAAGCCTTGGCTGAACAAGAGAACAAAACCAACCGCCCCGCCGATATAAGCACCAACCAGGGGAACGAGGGCGGTCATTCCGACCACCGATCCGATGGTAAGGGCGTAGGGGAAACGGAATATCATCAGGCCCAGGGTACAGAGCACCCCCAGGATGATTGCTTCCAGAAACTGGCCGGCAAAAAACTTACCGAAGGTCTGGTTGGCCACTTTCAGCACCGCCATGATGCGCCCTTTCCACGATGGGGGCATGAAGCGGTCATACAGGTAGGAAACCTGAGCAATGAGGCGCTTCTTGCCGAACAGCAGATAGAGACTGAAAATGAAGGCTATGAGGGCAGTGGCTACTCCGCTGACGGCTCCTCCCAAAAAGGAGAGCAGATAGTCGGCAACCTTGGGAGAGGAGTCCTTGATCTGGCCAACCACTTGGTTGAAATACTGCTCCACCACCAGAAAACCGGAGGCAAGTTCTTCCCTACCCTGCATGAAATCCTCAATAGCATCCACACTCTGTTGGTAGAGGACCGGGAGGTTGGTGCTGAACTGCTTCAGAGCCAAACCAAGCTGGGGAATGAGCAAAACCATTACCAGGGTGATGATCAGGAGAAACAGTACCAGGCTGATGAGCACCGCTACCGGCCTTGCACCACCAAAGCGAAACCGCCGTTCCATACGCTTGGCGGGAAGATCGACCAGATATGCAATGACAAATCCAAGGAGAAGAGGTCTGAAGAGAACCCACAGCTTCGACAACAGTGAAACAAAAAGTGAAAACCGTACAACCACCAAAGCCAAGAATGCTGCAAGCACCAACAACTGAACACTACTGTGATAGGTCTTCCGATCCATGCGTACCTCCAAAGGTCTAGACTGAGTGTACGGCCTAGACCAGCAGGAAGGCAACTGAAAGAGTCCCCTACCAATCAAGGCTCTTGAGAGAATCATAAAATTGTTGACAGATACGGCAGATGTGATATTATGTACTAGTAATACATATATTACATATATGATATATACATAATTATCGCTCATAGGGGAGGCGCAGCGTGAAAAGTCGCAATGGAAGCAGTTTCTATCCCGTACAGGAGATTGGCTCACTCTATACAGAGGTTGACGGAGAACTTCGTTTCCCGGCAAAGGTTGCCTCAACAGAAATGTTCATTGGACTTACCTTCTACACAGAAGGATATATCCGCTACCGCATCGAGGTAGCGGGAGAGCAGCGCTGGAAGCATTCCTTTGCACACATGGAGCAACTCGAGCCCATCAAGGCTGAAGTTGAGGCTAAGCAATCATGCTTTGTCATTACGGCAGGCCCTGTTGTTGCCCACCTAAGCACTGCTCCCTACTCGCTCAGCATTAGGGACCTTTATGGGCATGTGGTACTTGAGGAGTTTGCCGGCGATGTGAATGCCCGCAGTGAGTGGATCAGCGCACCAACCGGATATACAGCTTCCTCAGACCAACAAATGTCCACCCGCATGAATTTTGCCTACTCATCGGATACCAGCTACTATGGAACCGGTGAGCGTTTTCCTTCGCTGAGGCAGAACAACCGACGCATCACCCTATGGAATGACAATCCTTACGGTTCGGGCACCGACCGTGCATACAAGAACATCCCATTGGTAGTGACTGACAGTGGGTATGCCCTGTTGTTGCATGAAACTGCACGCAGCACTTGGGATTTTGGCTCAACCTCCACCTTCTCCTGCTCCATCGAGGTGGACCAGCAAGGAATCGATCTGATCATCATCGTTGCCCCGACCATGGCTGAACAATTGAGGGCGTACACCAGGCTTACCTGCAAAGCTCCGATGCCCCCACGATGGTCATTTGGCGTATGGGTTTCCCCTTTCGGCAACTATCTTGATGCAGGAAGCTCATGGCAACAGAAGGAGTTTCTCCAGTTCATCGCCTCCTTGGACGAGCATGAGATGCCGTGTGATGTCATCCACCTCGATCCCTACTGGATGGGAAAAACCAAGAAGTTGTGTGACTTTGCCTGGGACCCAGTGGACTACCCCGACCCCAAGCTATTCATTGACACTTTAGCCAAAAGGGGCCTTCGGCTCTGCCTTTGGGAACATCCTTACATCGAAAAAGGATCTGAGCTTTATGAGGAAGGAAAGCGCAACGGATACTTCATCAAGAAAGCGGATGGTTCGGTCTATGATTACCACATCGTCATTGTTCCTGCTGAACGCAGAACAGCAGAACAGACTGAGTATGCTGAAGACTTCTATGCATTGGGCAGCGCTGTGGACTTTTCCAATCCTGCTGCGGTCGAGTGGTACAAGAGCCTCCACCGCCCCCTGATCGAAATGGGAACCGCTACATTCAAGACCGACTTCGGCGAGGTCACCCCGTATGATGCCCATTTCTTCAATGGAATGAGTGGCCGTGAGATGCACAACCTTTACGCTTATCTGTACAACAAGACTGTCTGGGAAGTGCAGCAAGAGTATACTGACATGCCGTTTCTGTGGGGCCGCAGCGGATATGCAGGCAGCCAAGCCTTCCCGGTCCAGTGGTCAGGCGACCCGGTCAGTGATCTGCGCAGCCTGAGGACAACCATCATCAGCGGACTGAACTATGGTTTGTCAGGAATCCCGTTCTGGTCCTTTGACATTGGAGGTTTCAAGGGTCTGCCTGACTCAGAGACCTATGTCCGTTGGGCACAAGTGGGGCTCTTGCTCTCCCATGCCCGTTTCCACGGAACAGCCAGTCGCATGCCTTGGGACTTCTCTGACGAAGCACAAGAGATTGTCATGGAAGCGGTCCGCTTGCGCTACCGGCTCCTGCCCTACATTCTGGCAACCGCAAAACAAGCTACAGAAACTGGGTTGCCGGTCATACGTGCCATGAGCCTTGCCTTTGAAGGCGACAGCGGATCACGAAGTGTAGAAACCCAATTCATGCTCGGCTCCTCACTCTTGGTTGTTCCGGTACTGAAGGAGGGCGGCGAAGTGGAAGTCTACCTGCCCCAAGGACGATGGTATGACTACTACACAGGCCTTGTTCAGTCAGGTCCAAAGACCTATCGAACTGTCTCTCCCCTCGACAAAATCCCGTTCTTCGTCCGAGAGGGAGCGATTATCCCGACCACTGAGGTAGCGAACCGGGTGAGGCAATGGGATCCACAGCTTTCCGTCCACCTCTACGGGCGTGCAACCAATACGGTAGTAATCCCCGAAGAGAGTCAAAAGATGGATACTTCCATCACCACCGAAAGCAAAGGTTCAGTACTTGGTATTGAGGTAGTTTCCAAGTCACGCAACTGGAACTTCATCTGTCATGGATGGACCAAACTTCCCAAGGAAGTCCTGATTAATGGGAAGCCCTGCAAGGCCTCCCTTGATGAGGGAAGCAACACTTTGCAGATCACTTTGGACAATGAAGGAACGTTCAAACTAAGCATACAGGAGGATTGATGGCTCACGAACGTATGAACACACAAACAAAAGAAAGTTTCAAACAAAAGGAGAAGCACATGAAAAAGCAACTGATCACATTGTTGGTAGTACTGTTTGCAGTCACCTCCCTGGCATTCGCAGGTGGTGCAGCAGAATCGAAGACGACTGAAGTTCCTGCAGACATTGTCTGGGTAACCCCTGATCGCATCGGCAATCCCAATGCACCGATTACCCTCACCTATGCAGTCGACCTGACCTATTCGCATCAGACTGAAACAGCGTCCAGAAAAGAGTATCTGACCAGACGCATGGAAGAGTGGGCGAAAGCACACCCGGACGTGAAGCTGATTCCCCAGATTCTCTCCAACAACCCGTCCGAACGCCTTGCCAAGCAACTTGAGCAGGCTGCTACTGGCACCATTGCCGACGCAGTCCAGATTGACGGGCAATTCGTTCCACTTTTCTATCGCTGGCTCCAGCCAGTTGACAAATTCTACTCAAAGGAAGACCAAGCTGATTGGTTCGACTGGTGTCTTACTGAGGCAATGGTGGACCCCGCTGACGGCAAGCTCAAGGCTGTATGGCTGCTGACCAACACCGTAGGCTTGTGGTATGACAAGACAGCCGTCCCCAATCCTCCCGAGTCTTGGGATGAGTTCATCAAGGTCGGCAAGGAACTCCAGCAAAATGGTTATCAATATGGATTCCTGACCTGGGGCGGCAAGAACGAACAGATCAGCTATGGTTCGGTATTCCCGATGTTCTTTGGCCTTGGAGGAGACTTGGTCGATGAGAAAGACCATCCTGTCTACGGATTGGGCGAGAATAGGGAGAAACTGATCGAAGTCTTCAAATTCTGGGAACGCGCTGTCAAGGAAGGGGTGACCCCGAGACGCATTCTCGACATCAACAACAACGGCGACTTGGTAGCTGAAGCAAAAGCAAAATCAACTGCAATGTTCCTCGGTGGCTCATGGCTGATGAGTGTCCTGAAGGACAACCTCGGCTCTGAAATGGACAAGTGGGACTTTGCCAACACTCCGCAGTACAGCACAGATGTGAAGATGCAAATTCCTGGTGGCTACACCATGGGTTACTTCACCAAGGATCCGAAGAAGCTCGAACTGATCGTTGACTTCATGGACTACGTCTATGCTGGCAAGGATGGTATGGCAGGTTGGTGCTCAACCGCAGGCTACACCCCGGTTCGCGACAGTGTCTTCGCCGAATACGATGTATTCAAGAACGACCGCTTCCAGCAAGCCTTTGGTGCTGCCTTGGAGACTGCAAGGCTGAGACCGAACTCCTCCAACTACAACATCATCAGTGAGCACGTCCAGGAAGGGTGGCAGAACGTAATTCTGGGAGCCCAAACTCCTGAGCAGGCAGTGGATACCGCCTATCAGAAGACCCTCAACCAGATTCGCTAACATCACCGTCTGTACTGCCGGGCCCTGCTCGGCAGTACAGCCTCTGTTTGCAAGGAGAGCCTATGAAAAAGCACCAAGCACTACTGTACAGAAGACCCTTGAAATGGCTGCTGCCGATGTTCATCATGCTGGGCCTTTTCTATGCCTATCCGCTTTTCGATGTCATTCGCCTCAGCTTTACCAATGCTTCCATTCTTGAACCCACCTACTCCTACAGCCTCAGATCGTATTCAAAGATGTTCAACGACCCGGAAATCCTGGACACATTGGCCACCACCTTCATCTTTGTCTCAACCAATATCGTGATGCAGATCATCATCGGCATGATGATAGCCCTGCTCATCAAGACCGGCATGAAACGAGGCTTCTTCATGACCGAAGCATGCCGTACCGTGGTCCTGATTGCCTGGATGATACCCGGCGTCCTCGTCGGTATCATCTGGAAACTGATACTATCCACGAGCAACTATGGCATCGTAAACTATTTGCTGGAATTGATCGGCTTATCAAGGATAGGATTCCTCTCTGCACCGAATATGGCCCTTGTCTCCACCATCATGGTCAACATCTGGCGTGGGACCGCTTTCAGCATGATCATGCTCTACGCCGGCCTGCAAAAGATACCCGAACACCTCTATGAGGCTGCAGTGGTGGACGGAGCGAACGCATTCCAGCAGTTTTTCCGCATAACCCTTCCGCTGATGAGACACATCATTTTCATCAACCTGGTGCTCATCACCATCTACACCTTCAACCAATTCGATATGATCATGTCCCTCACCGGTGGAGGACCGGGTAGGTCCACCGAGGTACTCACCCTCACCGCATACAAACAGATGTTCAAATTCTTCGACATGGGTACCAGCTCAGCGATTTCTGTCCTGCTTTTGGTCCTCAACCTGAGCATTGCGGTGATCTACTACCGATTCGTGCTCGGTGAGAGCAACGTCGACAACCAATAGGAGCAAGACCATGAAAAAGAAATCTTCCAAACGTTTCATCCTGTTCTTCTACATCTTGCTTGCCTTGGTCATCCTACTCTTCATCGGGCCCATCATCTGGATGGTGATGCTCTCGCTGAAGACAAAGACCGAAATTTTCACTTACCCTCCAAAACTCTTTCCAGAGGTCTGGAGTGCACAGAACTATCTGCACATCATCCGTAACAGCAGGATTCCCACGTATCTGTTCAACTCCTTCAAGATCACCTTGTTTGCAACACTGGGAAATCTACTGGTCACGATTCCTGCAGCTTTTGCATTCTCCCGCTTCCGGTTCGCCTTCCAGAAGCAACTGCTGTTCATCATCCTGATGTTCCAGATGATCAGCCAGTTGATCATCGCCATCCCCTTGTATCGCTACTTCATCCAGTTGGGAATGCTCAACTCACACTTCGGCCTGATCCTGGTCTACATCACCGTCCAAGTACCGTTCACC includes:
- a CDS encoding alpha-N-arabinofuranosidase; this translates as MKQASARIERSGMGMPIDNRIYGSFIEHLGRAVYGGIYQPGHPSADKYGFRTDVIELVRQLRVPIIRYPGGNFVSGYNWEDGVGPKEGRPTRLDLAWFTKETNEVGMQEFAQWLEAVDSELMMAINLGTRGPDEARNLLEYSNHAGGTYYSDLRISHGRKDPYNIKTWCLGNEMDAPWQICSKTAYEYGRVATETAKLMKWIDPSIELVACGSSNSKMPTFGSWESTVLDLAYDHVDYISLHEYYGNFDNDTPSYLASNLVMDNFIRSVVNICDAEKAKRRSSKQINLSFDEWNVWFHTKESDKQIEHWLEAPHRLEDIYTFEDALLVGGLLITLLKHADRVKIACLAQLVNVIAPIMTEEQEGAWMQTIYHPFLHASLYGRGESLPVQLSCPTYDCKKMEQVPYLDAVSTFHEERQELTIFLLNRSLDEDLETSFDLRSFEKIRGIEHIVMEGFALKAVNSFADPHAVEPKTLPLRLVQKGGLFSLVVKKASWNVLRFSTN
- a CDS encoding carbohydrate ABC transporter permease, coding for MQKTLKQPSLSRILTYALSYTLALLWLFPIVWMAFSAFKPMGSPVSLLSVAFAPPFTAENFSIISQKAPVYTWTYNSAFIAIVVTLIVLLITSMAAYSLSKLHFRGKKIMYIVITMGLMIPIEAIIIPLYKTMADLRMLNTYTGLIIPSLTAPLGVLIMKQFFDDLPNELIEAARIDGAGIFRIWYSICMPLSRNSLAAVGIFTFTNSWNNFLWPFLSITSEKMMTLPVGIPQFQGANLSEFTLPMTVSLVASIPAIAVFLIFQKQIIQGVAMTGIKG
- a CDS encoding sugar ABC transporter permease produces the protein MGSLSKQHDLRAAQRKESIAAWLFMLPFLALYVAFLLFPIFRGLYTSFTNARLVGSVRLIGLENYAEMVADKDFWGSLGNTLYFVLISTPAIVVAGFILAMLINAKLKGTTFLRTAYFSSYVLSMSVVTGLWIFIFQPYTGLINTIVTKLGGQEIFWLSTRGIVWLAILVTTVWWTVGFDMVLFLAALQNIPTEMYEAAEIDGASKAQVLFKITIPMLRESTVLVVMLQMIASFKLFGQTYLMAGGGPGTHTRTIVHYIYESGFTNRRLGYASAMSIAFFLVVLGFSLLQRKLFANKEGR
- a CDS encoding extracellular solute-binding protein yields the protein MKKRVLVLALALMLVVSTTIFAAGAQESAKPGEKTKITFWSPFSGGDGDIMKSIVADFNAQSETSEVEFLIFKSEEYYTKLIVSVSSNSAPDVAILHLSRLLEFTSDDLLEPLNKHASAVGLNWNDFSGVLQKAAQIDGNYYAVPLDTHLLLMHFNTKWLGEMGMLDANGKPALARGEKAFFDYFNAVKGKLGENQMPLSGTSQFGLPQYVWYTLLTQYGGEIQNADGTKATLDTAENKKALSVMKQMVESGIWPKGQKNGAEIFTGFRATATINGNWGIPIFEKVNGLEFISMPFPQFTDVNSVYADSHTMVMPTSNQSDAKKQAAMEFMSWMADNTLDWAQAGHIPSKTKIVDSAAFKALPYRSEYAKSAEYAHFYPKSLALTGMIEVVQRELATMIAGDQDVNTTAANMQAGYQKLLDQKR
- a CDS encoding sugar-binding domain-containing protein, producing MDMLPHQFPRPDFRRAPFQLLNGSYQFAFDDEEVGLSEAWYGKRPLGQSIQVPFCYQSPMSTVGSNSYHPVVWYKRLFTVDAPMQGENLLLHFGAVDYQTTVWVNGTLVGTHVGGYTPFSFEISSYLVSDGEQDLTIRVEDRFDPAQVRGKQYWKTYNEMCWYQASTGIWQSVWLERVGERWIKTLRCTPDIDTHSATIAYQIEGKSDHACTLHLVLSYENLARDPSSYSMDPSYKPAAAPRIASEITLAVMGNEGSVTVPVPPIDNIKNTHFWTPETPNLIGVHADLHSEACLLDTVDTYFGMRKIEIQGTEILLNHQNLRQVLVLDQGYWEESFLTPPSSEALKKDIELAKRFGFNGARKHQKIEDPHFYYWADVLGFLVWGELPSTYRFSERSQDAMLRDVRRFILRDYNHPCIITWVPLNESWGVRDIVSSAAQQDFARSLYYLIRSMDHTRLVVTNDGWEQVNETDFYGIHDYTPVQAMLNPAYFVSQAEILDTCAQKKRCLVDHLKSQEKPLLITEYGGIAFDDGSASSWGYFGKVSDEASFLSRFKDITQAFLALGYVRGICYTQLTDVFQEKNGLLDMKRIPKVEPEKIAAIIRGGRAQDLKPNLVL
- a CDS encoding AI-2E family transporter, which codes for MDRKTYHSSVQLLVLAAFLALVVVRFSLFVSLLSKLWVLFRPLLLGFVIAYLVDLPAKRMERRFRFGGARPVAVLISLVLFLLIITLVMVLLIPQLGLALKQFSTNLPVLYQQSVDAIEDFMQGREELASGFLVVEQYFNQVVGQIKDSSPKVADYLLSFLGGAVSGVATALIAFIFSLYLLFGKKRLIAQVSYLYDRFMPPSWKGRIMAVLKVANQTFGKFFAGQFLEAIILGVLCTLGLMIFRFPYALTIGSVVGMTALVPLVGAYIGGAVGFVLLFSQGLRLALFFVLFLVILQQLEGNLIYPRVVGTSVGLPGVWVFASVLVGAGLFGIPGVLFGVPLAATVYHLLKEDRAAKGS